The window AGTAATTAAAGTAAAAACTTTATAAGAAATATGAATTGCCATACAAAGCAAAATTTCACATTAACCATATTCAAAAATGTGTTTCTACATTACTTCTCTGTCAGGAGGGGGTATCTGCATCAGTTCTAAAAAGACATACTATGgttttcttaattcctcatatttatgatttcttaggtTGCAACAGTATTCCAATACATTCAaatgtcacaatttgttcaactatttcccaTTCAATGGGTACTCATTTTGTTTTCACTGTTTTGCTATCATAAaaattttgctataaatattttagcctatatgaaatctttctttatgataaatcaacaataacaacaaatattaCTTGAGGAACATGAAAACCAGGTGGTGGTGAGTTTTGTGGTGCAGCATAAAAACTGGAGTCCaaggatcttggtttacaatttaGCCCTTCAAAGTTCCCTATGTAATACAGACAGATTACTTTACCTTACTGGACTacagtttttttaatctataaaaaaaaagaaggaatagctttcagtgatttctaaattttcttagtTTTAGATTCTAAGgatcaaaattaataaattaacaaataataactaaaaaatagataattatgtAGAAGAGAAGATAATTGTTATCATATCACCACCAGCTAATATGCAAATCTCTTTTCTGTATTTTCAAATATTCTCCACTcccatcttttttccttgttctttctatctcttttgatTAGATATTAACCCTAACTCATACAACTATTACACCTAGTTGTAGTTAGGTATTTATACTAAATAGCTTGGCTTATTGTCtgtatttttcaattctttgtgaccctattttatAGGCAAAAATACTGgcttgatttgccatttccttctccagctcatttaattGATGAGACAACTatggcaaacaagattaagtgatttgcccagggtcaaaaaactagaaattatCTGAggacagagttgaactcaggaagagaattCCTGACTACCAGTCCAGCCCTCTATACGCTACACTACCTTGGACTCCCTATTTTGTGAGCTAgcagaaaaaaagtcattctgaACAAATACAGTCATGTGTTGGTGGCCTTGCTTAGTTATAATTCTTTTCCTATAATGAAAGATGTTTCATATTACCAAATCTTTTGAAACTAATCCTCTTCTCTTCCCACTAGGCAAAAGTTGAAGGGAAATGAGCTCTTTGGTAATCCTTAACTATCATTCGATTTGCCTGagttcctttctttctatcttttgcaaACACTAAACCTGAACCCCTAAGAGCTAaagaataactttatttttattttttttaacaccaAATCTATAATTTAATCAATATAAGTTGCTCCCAATAAGGTGATtcccctctaccaatgcagagaGGTGCCCTCTCTGAAACTTAGAGTTGACTGGACTACTAATTAAGTAAGTAGTCCAGTTTTATGTAGCTAATctatatcagaggcagaatttgaacttaggtcttcctgactctaaagatAGCTTGCTATCTCCTGTGCCATGCTGCTTCTACccaaagttctaaaaaggaaacTAGCTGTTATCAGCTGAATTGTATAATTAACCAAGCAAAGTTGGGAGAGGGATGCAATTTCAGCTTTATTTACCCCAAACTACTCTTGCTTGTTAGGGAagaggatcacatagctaagaatgaaatttcaaaaatatgtcAGATGACTCCAAACTAGGGCTTGGGCCTTTAGGTATTGGAAAATACAGAATTGTTTCTATACCTAGGAAGGGAAGGTGTCTGCAGTGAGACTTGAAGTGTTCCCATCAAGTGCTTTCCTTCCCAATCAATTTTCTCTCTCAATTTTCTACCTCCCCAAAAACTTTAAAGTCATATCTTAAGAGATTTATGGAGAGGGGGgtaatttcataaaaatttaaCCCAACACTGTTGGGCAGTGTAATATATTAACGTAGATTAATGGAGTTCTTAAACCACTGTTCTTAACTAGTTTTTCAAATTGTCTAGATGATCATATTCAATATAGTTGATTTCTCTTGtagtcctattttattttatacatttagaaacttttttaaagaagttcACAGATTTAAATAGATTCCCAAAGGGatctatgacaaaaaaaagtttaagaatcttTCAAATTAATAACAGGTGATTGATGCTGGAAATATATCTTTCAAGGGTATATAAGACATTGAGAGGAAGATATTGCTTTGTGCTGAGGGACTTGATTTATTGGTATAAGATGAGATGGAATAAGGATTCTAAAATTCTGTAAGAGATGTAAAAAATCAAGACATGCAGTCTAACAAAGGATATTCTTTTGTAAAGTCTTgttaaaatcattttgttttgtcttgaaCTTGTGACTGTCCAAGAAAAATCTAGAATATATGTCATTGAAGTTATAAACCAGAATATTCATTTATAAAGTTACAATGGGAAATGTtggtcagagaaaagaaaaagggtgtTGGTTATACAGAGCACACCTTGtatctcaattcaattcaatgggAATTAATTATGCATCTATCACTTAAACCAGTTACTACCCTCAGAGAATAtgcttatattttttctataatatCTAACATATATAAAGACATAGTGGATATTCCCTAAATATTTGTgaactaatttttattataaaaaatatagtttttgCTTAATCCTCAAAATGATGAGTGCCTCAAGTTGCCTGTATATTTAATGTGTATGTGGTTCTTTAAGTAGATGCTAGTCTCTGTCAGAGAAGGTAAATTCCCTGAAGCTAAGAAtggttttacttttgtctttgtcttcctaaTCTACTACTGTGCTTGTACATAGTAGATTCTCAATAAATACCTGTTGATAATTGGTTGATTAATCTTTCCACAACCAATCCATAAACAAGTCAGAATTTAGTTCCTGGATGTCCAATACAATTCATCTACCTCATTTAAGACACAGTTTATTcctaaaatgcattttaaaacaggaataagaaatgattttttcccccaaatatttGCTCAATCCTACCAAGCAAACATTTTAACCTAAAGCACCTTTGTGGTAGTTGTTTTCACATGAATTCATATTATTCTGAGTATATTGCAACTAAGGAGCAAATGACTTTAGGCTGTTGTGAGAGGCACAAATGTGTAAAGTATTGattacttttcttcatttacttggTTGTTACTTCTgcaaataagaaagagaaattctactgTTTTTATTTGCAAGCGTTTTTCTAAAACTTTCACTTTACACTCAAaggataaaaatttattaaaaggatGATTTTAGTTAAAATTCAGGGGGTGGAGGAAGCACTTTCTGATTGGcaacttcatattttttctttcttctctttattctgtCTAAAGGATACCAAACTCTGTAGTTCTCACGCTCcttctcaaaaggaaaaaaaagtcttactAAATCCAACTGATATTTCTGAAGAGGATAGTTACAGatatcttcctgcctccagtggaattttattttctaatgacCATCTACCTATCTGAAGTGAATCTAGCATTCCAAAAAATCCATTCCTATTGTGGATGTGTTAGTTTCTCGTCTTTTCAGATCAGATTAGAAGTGATTCTTTGATGTTTTCATAGCTTCCAAAATCTTTCTGTCTGACTGAAAGTAAAGAATGTTGTAGTTTGAAGGTGGTACTGGGCTAAAGGTGAAGAATTTTCTAGTTTTGGGAGTTCGGCTAAAAACAATTGTAGTATTACTATGCAAACTTAAAAATCACTCTGCCTTATTCATTATCcataaggaatttatttttcctttaagtttctGGTTTGAGAAATTTCCAGGGTTGTGAATCCAAATATTGTGATCATTtgagggtgtttttttttaatctgagctTTACTACAGCAAATCAGCATACTATTATTTACAGAATTACAAAAGTTGCCATGGTGCTACAgatcacattttatttttgtttttgtttgcagggcaatggggttaagtgacttgcccaaggtcacacagttaggcaattattaagtgtctgaggccagattgaactcaagtactcctaactccaggaccggtgggtgctctatccactgggtcacctagtcTATcccacattttatttttgaacagatatgttttatttactttaaacCCTGAAAGTCTATGAAGGAGTAGGAAGCAAGAGTTGGGGTTCATGAGGTAAAATAGTGGTggaattaatgttgaaaatttgaaattttacttAATGATTTATCATTATCAGGTAAACCAAGTCTATGAAATCTGGAATTTTCTAATCTAAATCTAATCTAAAATCCCAGATTTAAagttgaatgaaataaaatactttataggGTTCAAATTAACTGTGTTCATGGCATATAGAGAGACATGGCACAGTAGATTTAAGAACAGGCTAAATAGCTAGGAAGATTTGGGTTTAATTCCTACCTCTGACATAGACTGGCTGAGTCTCCTTTGGCAACTCTAGTTGCCCTAGGCAACTCTTTAAAACCATTGGTAGAGAAAGTTTCATCTTGGGAGCtccttataaaaaatgaaatcataaagtCCCTGTCTTCATGGCATTTAATGGTACCCTCTATTTGGCTCTGTTTGATTCATGAAAGTCACAGTTCTATGCAGAGCACAATGATAGATGCTGAGTGAGAGTtcataattctggaatttagctatgacTATAAATTCCACAAaaactcttttcttctccctttaaatTACTTCATGTgctgatctcatcagctcccatggattccaAGATCATGCCTATGTAGATAATTCTCAAATCAATTCATTTAGCCCTAAACCCTTCCCTGGCTTCCAGTTCCTATTTCCTACTACCTGTTGGACATATCCAACTGGATATCCCATAGATTTCTCAGCTCAACATGTCCAGAGCAAAACTTATTACTTTTTTCTTGAAAACTCTCTCCTCTTCCGAACTTTTTCCTTACTGCCAAAGTCACTACCACCACCGCCCTCCCAGTTACCCAATCTCAAAATCTAGGTGCCATCCTTTACTTTTCACCCTCTCACACCaggtcccttcccttcctcttccccctatATCCAAGCATTTGCCAAGACCTACCTTCAAAACATCTCTCAAAtgttcctctctttcttctttccttgtttAGACCTTAGACCTTTTTTCCTTGTTACAGACAGAGGAGTTTAGACCTCTCATTCATGACATTTCAATAGCCTTCTGGTTGATGTTCTAGTCTCTAGTCTTCTCTCTCCTCTAATCCATTCTTCATTATTAAAATGATCTCAAAGCataggtttctctctctctctctctcactctctctctctctctctctctctctctctctctctctctctctctctcacacacacacacacacacacacacacacacacacacacacacacacagacattctTCCATTAAACTTTAATACTCCTTATTACTTCCAAGTTCAAATATAAAACCTTCTGCTTAACTTTTGGAACATACCATAACCTGGTGCCTTGCTTTCCTCCATATACTTATTCTTGGATCCAGTGACACTAAGACCTTTTGCTAGTCCTCACATAAGATATTCCCATCTTTTGACTCAAGTGAATTTTCACTTTGTTCCCCCACCCCATACCCCAAtgctttccttcttctcctcattgtttccctggcttctttcagaTCCCTACTAAAATCCCATCATTTGGAAAAAGCCTATCCTGATTTTCTCTTTATGCCAGTATCTTTCCTCTGATAGTACCTCCAAGTTCTAAGataacttttctttgtttctatgttgtcttTCATCTTGGAGGCTGAGACCCTTGAGAGTAggcattttttttagcttttctttttatcccagaGTTAGGACAATGTTTtgggaaataataaatatttaataaatgtttcttgatgtGACTGTTTTAACTTCTTGTCTCATCCAACGTTTACTAAATAGAAGATACTGTTAGATATGTCGACCATATTTAATTTGAGGCTAGAGAATGCTTCTCAGATCAGCTTTAGACCTGTTTTTTTATGGCATAATTATCAGTTGATTTCTTCTGTAAACTTCCCTCTTATTCCTTTTCCTCtgctgaatttgaaaaaaatcttttttttttgtttcaaaatggTTATCAAGTGATGTATCATTACAAAGTGAACAATTCTACAAAACAACTTTTCTATTCCCCAAAGTAATAGAATACCGTGTGCAGCAATCTGGAAATATCCTTGTTGATGGGACAATAAAACCTGAAGACAAAGGCCCTTCCACTTTCTTTCTTGCTGTGCATAGGTTACAGATACTAATTTATCATGccaactttcaaatattttaaaggcaACTTTCAGATTTTCTCTGTGGGGCTCCAATGAATCCTCAGATTTGTGAAAAcacccatttggagttttaacttttaattttctgTGTCCAAAAACCAACCCCCTCAGAATTGGATTACTACCTGTTTCTCCATCAAATGACTCTAACCTTCCTTATAAGCCTGTCGGTTTTAAGTTAGAAAtgcctcttctcatttttttcctagccGACCCTCTGTATTCATCCCTCTTCCTTTCAATCACTTTCTTTCTGTGTTGGAAATCCATTTTCTCAGTCTAGTCTAATACCCCTGCCTTTTCACATGGCTTCCTTTGGAAGCAGTTGGCGGTTACTTCAACCTTCTGCCCCACCCCCACATCATTTTACAATcccaaaatgttttcttcttttctatcatCTCCCTCTCCCCTACAGTCCCATTCCCATCCATACTGTTTTCCAAGTAACCTCAATGTGGCAAACCATCTTTTTGCACAAAACTAGGAAACCTCTCTGGGGAATTCAgcctaagtctttttttttctcacttgcCTCCTCCACCCAACGCTACCACAAGCTAGGCTGGTTCCCTCTGGTCCCCCAGTTGTTCCGtgtcctccttcccttccccctccccccatccaatCCAGACCCGCCACCCCCTCCCGAGTCCATCTGCTTCTGTGTCTGTCTCCTTGTCTctcactcccttccctctttgCCCTCCCTTCTCCACCTCCCATTCTGCCCCCAACACTCAGAGCGCCAGCTCCGCCCCTCCAACCCACCCCCAGTAGCTCAGAATCTTCTCCGGTCGTTGCCAGGACAACCAGTCGATACCAAGCAAATAGGCATCCTGCTAaagaaaagggggtggggggggggagttgaagCAATACAGCAGCTTGGTAACAAAGAAGCAATAAAAGCAGCCCCCAAATGGAGAGCAGGAGACAAGTCTGCGAGAAAATCTCAAATCGAGCACCGTTCTTTTTCTTTGTGCATGTGTTGGAGGAAAGGCATCTTTCTACATAGCTAGAAACCACATCAGTTTAAAAAAACGGGGCGGGGGTTGAGGGGGGACAGAAAAAGagtatttttccagttttctgggGAAAGAAAATCAACAGCTTTAAACGCTCGTTTCACAAACGCCTGGATACTACTGGATTTGCCCAGTTTACGTTTCAGTTTGGGACTCTCCAGCTATTGCGAGGGATTCGAGTTTTCTTCCATCACTCCAGCCGATCTTTTGGCCAGCGTTTTCCCATAAGGGTGATAAGATATGTTTATTGGCAAGATGCACTTCTACGAAAATGCATTCACATCAGCTCTGGGGGAATATGAGTTCGTGATTGAATAATGCATCAGAGTGAACTAGACTGTACAAAACTGAATCTCCACGTACGCTGTTCAGCTTGGTGATTTTCAAAGACATACTTGAACAAAGAAGGATTGGCTGAACCAACCGCCTTTGCCACTCTGAGAGTATGACCCATTTCCCTACAATAAGCAGAAAATAAAGCTGTTTGAAAATTCAGAGCCAGCGTCCTTTTGTGCTTTTTGACCGGGAGGAATTAACTGTTCCTTGGACTGCTTTTCACCTCAAGCAAAGCGAAAGCGAATGTTCACTTGGAGATGACGAAATGCAACCCAGAAACGGTGGTCGGATTTTGCCACAAGTGTAACCTTTGAGGACTAAAATGCGGGTGGAAGTGATGTTACGCTTTTTGGAAGGTTAATTTcttgattatttaaaatatttggaagcaGTATCTTGTCACACACGAATAAAGTACAGTACTTTCAGTGCCAGGAAATGTCAGGACAATCTCTGTGATTTAGTATCGTTTTGAACTGATACTGTATCCATTATAGCAGCTTCCCCCCTCATCCAAGCTAGATGGCAATTCAAAGATCTCCACACAGATTCTTTTCATACAATTTTCTCCTTTAAATGAATCTTCAATCCAGTTGCCTAGGATTTCAGCCCAgcttctttcccccacccccgacacacacacacacacacacatacacaaaaacacCCCAAAAAACAACCACCACGCACGCGCGCCCCCGCGCGAACACATAttgtaaaagaaaggagaaaaaaaaatctgatcttgGCTGCTTAAAATGATCGGTACCGAAGTGAACTGCATTCAAGCTATAAACATGGACTCATACACGTCAGAGATGTGTCATTCCACTTTCACTGAAGATGCATTAATTTTGTAGTTCCGTCCACTGATAAAATGCAAgcaaatccatttttttccaagaaaacagtTCCCGCCTCAGAAAAGTATATGCAgatatggatgtgtgtgtgtatatatatatgtttgtgtgtgtgtgtgtgtgtgtgtgtgtgtatgtacatttaCATCAGTGAACGAGAGCAGCAAGACTGGGGAGTCTGATAAAAGCCACGGGCTAATCggaacatatttatttatttcatgccGTTATTGCCACGGAGAGGGGGAGGGGTATGGCTGCCGCTGCCCGGTTTTGCATTTTTCACATCTGGCCTACAGACCAACTCATTCTAACTCGTGATCTCCTTGGACGAAACTCGATCTTCGTGGTTTAAATACCTTCCAAATCGGGTTGATTTTTCACGATTGCCTCCGATTAAAAGGCAAACGCTGTGCACTATCTGTTGATCCTTCATGGGGACACAGAGAACACGCTGCAAAAACAAACACGGGCTAAACCATTGTCTTTAGGTTAACACACATACATTGGAACACATACTCGAAGgcgaaagggagggagagagggagggttGAGTGAGGGGAAGGATATAGACGGAGATATAGACTGGGGAGAGTCACAGCAAGTCAAGTTAACCCACTCCCCGCCCATAACTCCCCCCCCCATCCCGTGTTAATTAATTCCAAACAAAGCAAGCCAATAAAGTGATGCATTATTATTTGCAAGCGGAGGGAGACGAGAGGCatgtatttttaattgatttatttatttggaggGCATTAATTCTCAGTCTAAGGCTGATTTTCAAATCGTTTGCAAAACGCGGCTCCATTGTTCGCTCCAATTGCAAGCCCAGCCCCCTCCTTTGTGTGGCGGCGCCGGGATTGGTCGGCTGCGGGCGGGGGCTGCCGTCAGCGCTCGGGAAGCCCATTCATCTGTGCACTTGGGCGTTGGACTCCGCATCTTATTAGCAACCAGGGAGatttctccattttccccttGTCTACAGTGCGGCTACAaatctgggattttttttattacttctttttttttaaactacaccTGGGCGCCTTTTTTTTTGTGCTcgacttttccccccttttccctccctcctatgCTGCTGCTTTTTGATCTCTTCGACTAAAATTTTTTATCTGGAGTGTATATAATCGGTtctgttctctcttctcttccaccACCCCCATCCCCCCCTCCCTCTGGTGtgtgttgctgctgctgctgctgctgctgctgctgatcgCCCAGTATTTATACCAACCCAAGGTTCTTTGTTTCCCCCCTTTTGGATCTGTTGAGTTTCTTTGTTGGATAAGCCAGCATGGGTGCCCAGTTCTCTAAGACCTCTGCAAAAGGAGAAGCTGCTGCTGAGAAACCCGGGGAAGCAGCAGTAGCTGCATCGCCTTCCAAGGCAAATGGACAGGTAAATGGAACCCTTGGTTTTATTCACTTATTTGGTGTCTTCTCCCTCCCTTGTCTcaccccttttcttcctcttgggTTGTGCCTTGGGTTACATTCTATGGAAAGGAGCATGGCCGGATTCTAGTCTCAAACTTGAATGAAAAGGGACAGTTTGCACGGTTCATTTCTCCTGGGAGATGGCTCCCCCCCACTAAGAATGGTTCCTGGTGAATtctatagtgtatatatatatatatatgtggaaaaGTAGTGTATTCATTTAAAATGGCGTGGTTTTGAGCAtgattagctttgtctcccccccctccccttagtCCAGGTTGTCTTTTTCCTGAAGGCATTGTGTTTGGTGGCTGAGATGTTTTTCCGTTGTGGCTGGTTGGCCATAGTGATTTCTTAACCTgggggcttgggggggggggggtgaagagagagagaaaaagaggaggaggaggaggaggaagaggggagggagggagcgtgtgtgtgtgtgtgtgtgtgtgtgtgtgtgtgtgtgtgtgtgtgtgtgtttgggggggggtcGACGCATGCGGGTGGTAAAAGATAGGTAAAAGGAGCCTTAAGACACCTAAGGTGCTTATTTTTAAACAGTTGAAGCGTGCTCCATTGAGCTCGGAACGGAGTCTTAATGGTTGTTGTTAGTCGGAGAtagatttgggggggagggaggaaggctgCCTTTAGTTCCTTGGCTGTGTTTTtacgccgccgccgccgccgccgacccccccccccagctcgaAATCTTTATTTTTGGGAAGCCACGGTATTAATTACACGATCCTCCGCTAAACGCCCCCTCAGGACTGGAAAGTCCCGATCTCTCACTGTCCCTTCCAAAGGGAATTGGCAGTGGGAGGGGACCGAGGCGATGGCTGTGCTCGGGTCGGGTCGCCGGCACCCCCCGGGCAGGGATGCTGCGGGCCCCGGGCCCCCGGGCCCCGCTTTGCAGCCCCCCGGGCCCACCACGCCTCTTTTCCTAGAGCAGATGCTGCTGCTTCGCCCGGACCCACCCGGGCCGGCTCGGAGCCCGTTCAACATGCAGAGCCaggggcgcgggggggggggggcgccccgAAGCTGCACAGAGTCACAggaagggggggcaggggagggggccCGCAAGCTTCCGCGCTTCCTCTGTCGTGGGCTCTGCCCGGGTGGGAGGGAGCTTTGTTCGGGCGCCACGGGAAGCGAGCCGGGGAGCGAGCCGCCGAGCGAGCCGCCAGCCTCGGCGgagcggccgggccgggccgtgGAGCCGCAGCGCCCTCTGGCGGCGCCCCTCCGGGGCCGGCGCCGGCtcggcagggggaggggagggcccgGGGCCCCGGGGCTGACCCGCTCCCCGCTTGTCTGTCCCTGCAGGAGAACGGCCACGTGAAGGTGAACGGCGACGCGTCGCCCGCGGCCGCCGAGCCGGGCGCCAAGGAGGAGCTGCAGGCCAACGGCAGCGCCCCGGCCGCGGACaaggaggaggcggcggcggcgggcgctGCCCCGGCGGCCGGGCCGGAGCGGGACGAGGCGGGCCCCGAGGCCGCGGGCCCCGGCGAcaaggaggcggcggcggcggcggcggagggcGAGGCCGCCGAGCCCGCGTCCCCCGGCGCGGCCGAAGCAGAAGCCGCCTCGGCCTCGTCGTCGTCGTCCCCCAAGGCGGAGGACGGGGCGGCGCCTTCCCCCGGCAGCGGCGAGACcccgaaaaaaaaaaaagaagcgcTTTTCCTTCAAGAAGTCCTTCAAGCTGAGCGGCTTCTCCTtcaagaagaacaagaaggagGCGGGCGAGGGCGGCGAGGCCGAGGGCGCCGCCGGGGCGGCCGCcagccccgccgccgccgccgccgccgccgccgcccccgagGCCGGGAAGGACGAGGCGGCCGCCGCCCCCGAGCCCGGGCCCGCGGAGGAGCCGGGCGCCGAGCCCGGGCCCGCGGAGGGTAGCGGCGCCGGCGGGGACGCGGCCGCCGCGCAGGAGCCCCAGGCCGACGAGCCCGCGCCCGCCCAGGCGCCCGCGGGGGACGAGGGCCCGGCCCAGGAGAAGGCCGCCGCCGCCCCGGAGGAGGCCCCCGCCGGCGCCGACAGCCCCGCGGCGCCCGCGGCCCCCCGAGGCCGAGGCGGCCAGCGCCGAGGAGCAGCAGCCCCCCGCAGCAGCCCCCGCCCCCACAGCCTCCGCAGCCCCCACACAGGAGGCCCCGTCCGAGTCGAGTCCAGAAGCCCCCCCGGCCGAGGCGGCGGCGGAGTAAGAGGGCCGCAGGGCCCGAGATCATCCAAGAACTTTTCTCCCCCCTGTTTGTTTGTTGGAGTGGTGCCAGGTACTGGTTCTGGAGAACTTGTCTATAACCAGGGATTGATTTTAaagatgtcttctttttttttttaatttttacttttttttttaaagagaaaaaaacagtttttttctccctccccacagATCCCATCTCAAATCATTCTGTTACCACCATTCCAACAGTTCGAGGGAGAGTTTAAACACCCCTCTCTCTGCcttgttccttttattttttttttgcatcagtattaATGTTTTTTGCATATTTGCATCTTTATTCAAAATGTAAACTTTCTTTGTCAATCTATGGACATGCCCATATATGAAGGAGATGGGTGGGTCAATAAGGGATATCAAATGAAGTGATAGGGGCCACAATGGGGAAATTCAAGTGGTGCATAAAATTGCCAAGATGATGTGCCACAAGAAATGATGATGTAAAGGggttagtctttttttaaaagaaaacttattaCGATGTATTTTGTGAGGCAGGCGTTCTATAAGGTTTACAAcactaagaaggaaagaaaaaaaaatacccagatgaaaaaaaaaattcatagtctTAGGAGTTCATTTAAACCATAGGAACTTTTCACTTATCTCATGTTAGCTGTACCAGTCAGTGATTAAGTAGAAATACAAGTTGTATAGGCTTTATTGTTTATTGCT is drawn from Macrotis lagotis isolate mMagLag1 chromosome 5, bilby.v1.9.chrom.fasta, whole genome shotgun sequence and contains these coding sequences:
- the MARCKS gene encoding LOW QUALITY PROTEIN: myristoylated alanine-rich C-kinase substrate (The sequence of the model RefSeq protein was modified relative to this genomic sequence to represent the inferred CDS: deleted 2 bases in 2 codons) gives rise to the protein MGAQFSKTSAKGEAAAEKPGEAAVAASPSKANGQENGHVKVNGDASPAAAEPGAKEELQANGSAPAADKEEAAAAGAAPAAGPERDEAGPEAAGPGDKEAAAAAAEGEAAEPASPGAAEAEAASASSSSSPKAEDGAAPSPGSGETPKKKKKRFSFKKSFKLSGFSFKKNKKEAGEGGEAEGAAGAAASPAAAAAAAAAPEAGKDEAAAAPEPGPAEEPGAEPGPAEGSGAGGDAAAAQEPQADEPAPAQAPAGDEGPAQEKAAAAPEEAPAGADSPAAPAAPEAEAASAEEQQPPAAAPAPTASAAPTQEAPSESSPEAPPAEAAAE